From one Bacteroides fragilis NCTC 9343 genomic stretch:
- a CDS encoding uracil-xanthine permease family protein, producing the protein MDSNHLSPLRKGVVGVQFLFVAFGATVLVPLLVGLDPSTALFTAGISTLLFHLVTKGKVPIFLGSSFAFIAPIIKATELYGLAGTLSGMVGVAMVYFVMSALVKWQGIRLIERLFPPVVIGPVIILIGLSLAGTGVNMAKENWTLALLSLFTAVIVSIRAKGLLKLIPIFCGIIMGYIAALIFYDVDMSGVRNAAWLGFPQFVFPQFSWEPILFMMPVAIAPVIEHIGDVYVVNTVTGKDYVKDPGLHRTLLGDGLACLCAGLLGGPPVTTYSEVTGAMSLTKVTNPQVIRIAAITAILFSVIGKVSALLKSIPSAVLGGIMLLLFGTIACAGIANLVNNCIDLSRTRNIIIVSLTLTIGIGGAVLAWGEFSLSGIGLAALVGVGLNLVLPREER; encoded by the coding sequence ATGGATTCAAATCATCTTTCTCCTTTACGCAAAGGAGTAGTAGGAGTACAGTTCCTTTTTGTGGCTTTTGGAGCTACTGTACTTGTCCCCTTATTGGTCGGGCTCGATCCTTCTACAGCTTTGTTTACTGCCGGTATCAGCACACTTCTTTTTCATCTGGTAACAAAAGGGAAGGTCCCTATTTTTTTAGGTAGTAGTTTTGCATTTATTGCTCCTATTATTAAAGCAACCGAACTGTATGGACTTGCCGGCACACTTTCGGGAATGGTAGGCGTTGCAATGGTCTACTTTGTTATGAGTGCTTTAGTTAAATGGCAGGGTATCAGGTTGATCGAGCGCCTGTTTCCACCGGTAGTTATTGGTCCGGTAATTATATTGATAGGGCTTTCACTTGCCGGGACTGGAGTGAATATGGCAAAGGAAAACTGGACATTGGCGTTGCTTTCGTTGTTTACTGCCGTGATTGTATCTATTCGGGCGAAGGGACTATTGAAGTTAATACCTATTTTTTGTGGAATTATTATGGGATATATTGCTGCGCTGATCTTTTATGATGTTGATATGTCGGGAGTCAGAAACGCTGCGTGGTTGGGTTTTCCACAGTTTGTGTTTCCACAGTTTTCGTGGGAACCTATTTTGTTTATGATGCCGGTGGCTATTGCTCCGGTGATAGAACACATTGGGGATGTGTATGTGGTAAACACTGTGACGGGAAAAGACTATGTAAAAGATCCCGGGTTGCATCGCACACTATTAGGTGATGGCTTGGCATGTCTTTGTGCCGGTTTATTGGGAGGACCTCCTGTAACTACCTATTCGGAAGTTACAGGAGCCATGTCGCTTACTAAAGTGACGAATCCTCAAGTAATAAGAATAGCGGCGATTACGGCCATTCTGTTTTCCGTAATCGGTAAAGTCAGCGCTTTATTGAAGTCTATTCCTTCGGCTGTATTAGGAGGAATCATGTTACTCTTATTCGGTACGATCGCTTGCGCGGGAATTGCTAACCTTGTCAATAATTGTATTGACTTGAGCCGGACACGTAATATCATTATTGTCTCACTGACTCTGACTATTGGCATCGGTGGTGCCGTATTGGCATGGGGCGAATTCTCACTGTCGGGAATCGGTCTTGCCGCATTGGTAGGAGTAGGCTTGAATCTGGTACTGCCAAGAGAAGAGAGATGA
- a CDS encoding long-chain fatty acid--CoA ligase gives MEQEQRFIGYIEQSIINNWDANALTDYKGITLQYKDVARKIAKFHIILEMAGIQPGDKIAVCGRNSAHWAVTFLATVTYGAVIVPILHEFKADNIHNIVNHSEAKLLFVGDQVWENLNEDRMPLLEGISSLTDFTPLVSRNDKLTYAHEHRNEIYGQRYPKNFRPEHISYRKDMPEELAVINYTSGTTGYSKGVMLPYRSLWSNIAYCHEMLPVKPGDHIVSMLPMGHVFGMVYDFLYGFSAGAHLYFLTRMPSPKIIAQSFAEIKPKVIACVPLIVEKIIKKDILPKLDNKIGKLLLRVPIVNDKIKAAARQAAMEIFGGNFDEIIIGGAPFNAEVEAFLKQIGFPYTIAYGMTECGPIICSSRWETLKQASCGKATSRMEVKIDSPDPENIAGEIICKGTNLMLGYYKNTGATSQIIDVNGWLHTGDLATMDSEGYVTVRGRSKNMLLTSSGQNIYPEEIESKLNNMPYVSESLVLLQKDKLVALIYPDFDDAFAHGLLQSDIEKIMETNRIELNQQLPAYCQITKIKIHFEEFEKTAKKSIKRFMYQEAKG, from the coding sequence ATGGAACAAGAACAACGGTTCATTGGTTATATTGAACAAAGCATCATAAACAACTGGGATGCAAACGCCCTGACAGACTACAAAGGAATCACCCTTCAATATAAGGATGTAGCCCGCAAAATAGCCAAATTTCACATTATATTAGAAATGGCCGGTATTCAACCGGGTGATAAGATCGCTGTCTGTGGCCGCAATAGTGCCCATTGGGCTGTAACCTTTTTGGCCACCGTGACTTATGGTGCTGTAATTGTTCCCATTTTACATGAATTTAAGGCTGACAATATCCATAATATCGTCAATCACTCTGAGGCAAAACTCCTCTTTGTAGGTGATCAGGTATGGGAAAACCTTAATGAAGATCGGATGCCTTTACTTGAAGGTATATCTTCTTTGACAGACTTTACTCCACTTGTGTCGCGCAATGACAAACTGACATATGCACATGAACACCGTAATGAGATATATGGACAGCGATATCCTAAAAATTTTCGTCCGGAACATATCTCCTACCGTAAAGATATGCCGGAAGAGCTGGCTGTTATAAATTACACATCAGGAACAACAGGTTATTCCAAAGGAGTGATGTTACCCTATCGTAGTCTTTGGTCAAACATTGCTTATTGTCACGAAATGCTTCCGGTAAAACCTGGTGATCACATCGTTTCGATGCTTCCCATGGGACACGTATTCGGCATGGTCTACGATTTTCTTTACGGATTTTCTGCGGGTGCACACCTCTACTTCTTGACACGTATGCCGTCTCCCAAAATCATTGCACAATCATTTGCCGAAATCAAACCGAAAGTAATTGCTTGTGTACCGTTGATTGTAGAAAAGATTATTAAAAAAGATATTCTCCCCAAACTGGATAATAAAATAGGTAAGTTATTGCTGAGAGTACCCATTGTTAACGATAAAATTAAAGCAGCTGCCCGGCAGGCAGCAATGGAAATTTTTGGTGGAAATTTTGATGAAATTATTATCGGAGGAGCTCCGTTCAATGCAGAAGTGGAAGCTTTTCTTAAACAAATAGGATTTCCATACACCATTGCCTATGGTATGACAGAATGTGGTCCCATCATTTGTTCCAGCCGCTGGGAAACCCTCAAACAGGCTTCATGCGGTAAAGCTACCAGCCGAATGGAAGTGAAAATAGATTCTCCTGATCCGGAAAATATTGCAGGAGAAATTATTTGTAAAGGTACAAACTTAATGTTGGGATACTACAAAAATACGGGGGCCACTTCACAAATCATCGATGTAAACGGATGGCTCCACACCGGAGATTTAGCTACCATGGATTCGGAAGGATATGTAACAGTACGAGGTCGAAGCAAGAATATGTTACTTACTTCAAGCGGGCAGAATATTTATCCGGAAGAAATAGAAAGTAAGTTGAATAACATGCCTTATGTGTCCGAATCGTTGGTTCTACTCCAGAAAGATAAACTTGTAGCACTAATCTACCCGGATTTTGACGATGCTTTCGCACACGGACTGTTGCAAAGCGATATTGAGAAGATAATGGAAACCAACCGAATAGAACTCAATCAACAACTTCCGGCCTACTGTCAGATTACTAAAATCAAAATCCACTTCGAGGAGTTTGAGAAAACAGCGAAGAAGAGCATTAAACGATTCATGTATCAGGAAGCAAAAGGATAA
- a CDS encoding HipA family kinase, with protein MELRTVNVTRYIMPLREGGSLPALAEADDSFKYVVKFRGAGHGTKALIAELIGGEVARVLGFRVPELVFLNLDEAFGRSEGDEEIQDLLQGSRGLNMGLHFLSGALPFDPVVTEVDEKLASQVVWLDALLTNVDRTVKNTNMLMWHKELWLIDHGASLFFHHSWVNWHKHALSSFTQVKDHALLPLAGKLDEVDAEFRKLLTSEKIREIVDLIPDSWIEWRDKDETPQDIRDIYYRFLKERIEHSEIFVKEAQHARKAYL; from the coding sequence ATGGAGTTGCGTACTGTCAATGTCACTCGTTATATTATGCCTCTGCGTGAAGGTGGTTCACTGCCTGCATTGGCAGAAGCTGATGACAGTTTTAAGTATGTTGTCAAGTTTCGGGGAGCGGGACATGGAACCAAGGCATTAATTGCAGAACTGATTGGCGGTGAGGTTGCACGAGTATTAGGCTTTCGTGTACCGGAGTTAGTGTTTTTGAATTTAGATGAAGCTTTCGGACGTTCGGAGGGTGACGAAGAGATACAGGATTTATTGCAAGGAAGCCGCGGATTAAATATGGGATTACATTTTCTCTCAGGGGCTCTACCATTCGATCCGGTTGTCACTGAGGTTGATGAAAAACTGGCATCACAGGTGGTATGGTTAGATGCTTTATTGACTAATGTAGATCGTACAGTGAAGAATACCAATATGCTTATGTGGCATAAAGAGTTGTGGTTGATAGATCATGGTGCATCTCTATTTTTTCATCATTCATGGGTCAATTGGCATAAACATGCACTTAGTTCTTTTACCCAAGTTAAAGACCATGCCTTATTGCCGCTTGCCGGTAAGTTAGACGAAGTGGATGCCGAATTTCGGAAATTACTGACTTCGGAAAAAATACGTGAAATAGTGGATCTGATTCCTGACAGCTGGATAGAGTGGCGTGATAAAGATGAAACTCCTCAAGATATTCGTGATATCTATTATCGATTTTTGAAAGAAAGGATTGAACATTCTGAAATATTTGTAAAAGAAGCACAACATGCCAGAAAAGCATATTTATGA
- a CDS encoding RagB/SusD family nutrient uptake outer membrane protein: MKKIYVLALLSCLLMLSACDSYLDIRPVGSVIPQTAEEYRALLARAYLNVPNDRGLACLRSDEMLVNDNEYDRNSYGDIERWNDVSPFPGTSQFTWSNFYNVLFIANQVIESQKEITEGTPEVVNQLVGEAHLLRAYLHFVLVNLHGQPYTKSGALNSKSIPLKLDTDLEKTLGRNTVEEVYTSILSDIEHARELINKEKWETVFSYRFNVLSVDALQSRVSLYMGAWPKCLESAEAVLAKKSVLVDMNETPLALPNHFESVESITALEQVMGSSVNNAVWVPATFLALYQEGDKRLAAYFAAPDENGNRKSSKGGKREFSCTFRVGELYLNAAEAAANMDKLPHARMRLLELMRKRYTPEAYDKKENAVNVMDKNALISEILNERARELAFEGHRWFDLRRTTRPRMVKVLQGKTYILEQDDPRYTIPIPRDAIAANPGLAN; encoded by the coding sequence ATGAAGAAAATATATGTTTTGGCTTTGTTGAGCTGTCTGTTGATGTTATCAGCTTGTGACAGTTATCTTGATATCAGACCCGTGGGGAGCGTGATTCCTCAAACCGCTGAGGAGTATCGTGCTTTGCTGGCACGTGCTTATCTGAATGTGCCCAATGACAGAGGGCTGGCTTGTCTTCGTTCTGATGAAATGTTGGTTAATGATAATGAATATGACCGAAATTCGTATGGAGACATTGAACGTTGGAACGATGTGTCACCATTTCCGGGAACCAGCCAGTTTACCTGGTCTAATTTCTATAATGTACTTTTTATTGCTAATCAAGTAATTGAGAGTCAAAAGGAGATTACAGAAGGAACTCCGGAGGTCGTGAATCAGTTGGTGGGTGAAGCTCATTTGCTTCGGGCTTATTTGCATTTTGTATTAGTGAACCTGCATGGACAGCCATATACGAAGTCCGGTGCTTTAAATTCAAAATCAATACCTTTAAAATTGGACACGGATCTTGAAAAAACGTTGGGACGTAATACGGTAGAAGAAGTTTATACTTCTATTTTATCGGATATAGAGCATGCCCGTGAATTAATAAATAAGGAAAAGTGGGAAACTGTCTTTTCATATCGGTTCAATGTTTTGTCTGTAGATGCGTTACAGTCTCGTGTCAGCTTATATATGGGAGCATGGCCGAAGTGTTTGGAATCGGCTGAAGCAGTATTGGCAAAGAAATCTGTTCTTGTCGATATGAATGAAACTCCTTTGGCTCTTCCCAATCATTTTGAGTCGGTTGAATCGATAACTGCTTTGGAACAGGTTATGGGTTCTTCTGTCAACAATGCTGTGTGGGTACCTGCTACTTTTCTGGCTCTTTATCAGGAAGGAGATAAGAGATTGGCCGCTTATTTTGCTGCTCCGGATGAAAATGGGAACCGAAAAAGTTCTAAAGGAGGAAAAAGAGAATTTTCTTGTACTTTTCGTGTAGGTGAACTTTATCTTAACGCAGCCGAAGCTGCAGCAAACATGGATAAACTGCCACATGCACGTATGCGTCTTTTAGAATTAATGCGGAAGCGTTATACTCCCGAAGCATATGACAAGAAAGAGAATGCAGTGAATGTGATGGATAAAAATGCCTTGATTAGTGAAATACTGAACGAGCGTGCTCGTGAATTAGCTTTTGAGGGACATCGTTGGTTTGATCTTCGTCGTACTACACGTCCTCGGATGGTGAAAGTACTTCAAGGTAAAACTTATATATTGGAACAGGACGATCCTCGTTATACAATTCCTATTCCGAGAGATGCTATTGCTGCCAATCCGGGATTAGCTAACTAA
- a CDS encoding AAA family ATPase, with protein sequence MKTVKTHITQLLHAMNKGIFEKEHPIALSLLSAISGESIFFLGPPGVAKSLIARRLKLAFDQSTAFEYLMSRFSTPDEIFGPVSISKLKDEDKYERIIEGYLPSATIVFLDEIWKAGPSIQNSLLTVINEKVYRNGQYTIQLPLKGLIAASNELPAQGEGLEALWDRFLIRYFIGNIEQEFAFDQMIASVNDMEAEIPTGLSITEEQYTDWRTQISQIKIHYTVFELIHSIKRQIEKYNIQKEEVPHSTLYISDRRWKKIISLLRTSAFLNETDTIRFSDCTLLLHCLWNEIEQIPIIEQMVSSALDECISHYLCGERTLEQKLSSIREDMKSEHSLRETKDPALQIVDTFYHQIERYPVAGNLLIFASDYQSLQKDTQKLFYVQRDKYRPVNWILKVYDHVRNRNISQSAIVSLKKGTRSVFINNQEYPLACNAGYDIAYPQEASLPFEFRFQEVIDLYHNRENELKRMTDIELTYCKEHLFMDDKQRNMVKQILNRQKEMLEIYQNEIREIAYTHGLENKEY encoded by the coding sequence ATGAAAACTGTCAAAACACATATCACCCAATTATTGCATGCCATGAACAAGGGAATTTTCGAAAAAGAACATCCCATCGCATTATCACTACTCTCCGCAATTTCAGGAGAAAGTATTTTCTTCCTCGGGCCTCCGGGAGTTGCCAAGAGCCTTATTGCAAGGCGCTTGAAACTGGCTTTCGACCAAAGTACTGCTTTTGAATATCTGATGTCTCGTTTTAGCACCCCTGATGAAATATTCGGTCCGGTATCTATCTCAAAATTGAAAGATGAAGACAAATACGAACGCATTATTGAAGGTTATCTCCCCTCGGCAACAATCGTTTTTTTAGATGAAATATGGAAAGCAGGACCAAGCATACAAAACTCACTGCTAACAGTTATCAACGAAAAGGTATACCGCAATGGACAATATACCATACAGTTACCATTAAAAGGATTAATTGCAGCTTCCAATGAATTGCCGGCTCAGGGAGAAGGATTAGAAGCCCTGTGGGATCGTTTCTTAATACGCTATTTTATAGGGAATATCGAACAGGAATTCGCTTTCGATCAAATGATAGCCTCTGTCAATGACATGGAAGCAGAAATTCCCACCGGACTTTCTATTACAGAAGAACAATATACAGATTGGAGAACTCAAATCAGCCAAATCAAGATACATTATACTGTCTTTGAATTAATTCATTCCATCAAGCGGCAAATTGAAAAATATAACATACAGAAAGAAGAGGTTCCACACTCAACGCTCTATATTTCCGACCGTCGATGGAAGAAAATCATATCGCTGCTCAGAACTTCTGCTTTTCTGAATGAAACAGATACCATCCGCTTTTCAGATTGTACTTTATTACTTCATTGCTTATGGAATGAAATAGAACAAATACCAATTATCGAACAAATGGTGTCATCGGCACTTGACGAATGTATCAGCCATTATCTTTGTGGCGAACGGACTTTAGAACAAAAGCTGAGCAGTATTCGGGAAGACATGAAGTCAGAACACAGTTTGCGTGAAACAAAAGATCCGGCCTTGCAAATTGTAGACACCTTCTATCATCAAATTGAAAGATATCCTGTAGCAGGCAATCTGTTGATTTTTGCTTCCGACTACCAAAGTTTACAAAAAGATACTCAAAAATTATTTTACGTTCAAAGAGATAAATATCGTCCTGTTAACTGGATATTAAAAGTATATGACCATGTCCGCAACCGGAACATATCCCAATCAGCCATAGTTTCACTCAAGAAAGGCACACGTTCTGTATTCATCAACAATCAAGAGTATCCACTAGCTTGCAACGCAGGATACGACATAGCTTACCCTCAAGAAGCCTCTTTACCCTTTGAATTTCGTTTTCAGGAAGTGATCGATTTATATCACAACAGGGAGAACGAATTAAAGCGCATGACCGACATTGAACTGACCTATTGTAAAGAACATCTATTCATGGATGACAAACAACGTAATATGGTCAAACAAATATTAAACAGACAAAAAGAAATGTTGGAAATTTACCAAAATGAAATCAGAGAAATAGCTTATACGCATGGATTGGAAAATAAGGAATATTAG
- a CDS encoding DUF3037 domain-containing protein — MPEKHIYEYAVVRIVPKVEREEFINVGVILFSKQAAFIRMRYEINKKRLEALSPEPDIDSFRKYLEAFSKVCAGCPTGGVIAKLEVPERFRWLTAHRSSCIQTSRPHVGYSDNLEETLERLFEELVL, encoded by the coding sequence ATGCCAGAAAAGCATATTTATGAATACGCCGTTGTTCGGATAGTTCCGAAAGTGGAACGTGAGGAATTTATCAACGTTGGGGTTATCTTGTTTTCTAAACAGGCTGCCTTTATCCGGATGCGTTATGAAATTAATAAGAAGAGGTTGGAGGCCTTATCACCGGAACCTGATATCGATTCTTTCCGGAAATATTTGGAGGCTTTCAGTAAAGTGTGTGCAGGCTGTCCGACGGGAGGAGTCATTGCTAAACTGGAAGTTCCGGAACGTTTTCGTTGGTTGACAGCCCATCGTAGTTCCTGCATTCAGACCTCAAGACCTCATGTTGGCTATTCTGACAATTTAGAGGAAACATTGGAGCGGTTGTTCGAGGAATTGGTTCTTTGA
- a CDS encoding VWA domain-containing protein, with amino-acid sequence MDWKIRNIRLQELREIYQEKLKNIAYRVYESHFQNGIVKQEELEGEIMSYYQHTQPSLQEFYSHYATQWEHFYEGHELTDSAFLRFLENSAYPLQMKYNRGDLNLQYYIDRFHTLKKRSKEWKHLRNLFFDKWYHLLANNEYNYQIERINNLCERFYRLQKNIADQLPQRGNARLMWLLRTHQELAKQLFHYDEIAKNHPAIRELTKILGKQHYGKEKKFRMVAGIHREQIITHATKSDITGVCEGNDLNSLLPIEYCYLSDPALQPLFFERFNKKKLQMMDYESKDQHRIKDIKIQGNEIVEEQSGPFIICVDTSGSMSGEREEFVKSAILAIAELTEQQDRKCYLINFSNDIACIEIERLGQNIQELANFLCQSFHGGTDLTPALLHAIYILKTKSYRNADLVMMSDFEMPPLNEELSEEIKKIKQNKTHLYALSVHKQSENTYLNVCNKFWFV; translated from the coding sequence ATGGATTGGAAAATAAGGAATATTAGGCTACAAGAACTCAGGGAGATTTATCAAGAGAAGCTGAAAAACATTGCTTATAGAGTATACGAGTCACATTTTCAAAATGGTATCGTGAAACAAGAGGAACTTGAGGGAGAAATTATGTCTTATTATCAACATACACAACCTTCTCTACAAGAGTTTTATTCACACTACGCTACACAGTGGGAACATTTTTACGAGGGACATGAGCTTACAGACAGTGCATTTTTACGCTTTCTTGAAAATTCGGCTTACCCTCTACAAATGAAATATAACCGTGGTGATTTAAATCTTCAATATTATATTGACCGATTTCATACACTCAAAAAACGATCAAAAGAGTGGAAACACCTTCGTAATCTTTTTTTTGATAAATGGTATCACCTGTTGGCAAATAATGAATATAATTACCAAATAGAACGTATCAACAATCTTTGTGAGAGATTCTATCGCTTACAGAAAAATATTGCAGATCAACTTCCCCAACGAGGCAATGCCCGTTTAATGTGGCTGTTGAGAACACACCAAGAACTTGCCAAACAACTGTTTCATTATGATGAAATAGCCAAAAATCATCCGGCTATCAGAGAACTGACAAAGATACTGGGAAAGCAGCATTATGGTAAAGAAAAGAAATTCCGTATGGTTGCAGGTATCCACCGGGAACAAATCATCACTCATGCCACTAAAAGTGATATTACCGGAGTATGTGAAGGTAATGATTTAAACAGCCTCCTACCCATAGAGTATTGTTATCTGTCAGATCCTGCTTTGCAACCACTTTTCTTTGAGCGATTCAACAAGAAGAAGCTGCAAATGATGGATTATGAATCAAAAGATCAACATCGCATTAAAGATATAAAAATACAAGGGAATGAAATTGTAGAAGAACAATCAGGCCCATTTATCATTTGCGTGGATACTTCAGGATCCATGAGTGGAGAAAGAGAAGAGTTCGTGAAATCGGCCATTCTTGCCATTGCAGAACTTACAGAACAACAAGATCGAAAATGTTATCTTATAAATTTCTCCAACGACATAGCTTGTATCGAAATCGAACGTCTGGGACAAAATATACAGGAACTGGCAAACTTTCTTTGTCAAAGTTTTCATGGGGGTACAGATTTAACTCCCGCACTTCTACACGCAATATACATTCTAAAAACAAAGTCCTATCGAAATGCCGATTTAGTAATGATGTCAGATTTTGAAATGCCTCCTTTAAACGAAGAACTTTCAGAGGAAATAAAAAAAATAAAGCAAAATAAGACTCATTTATACGCCCTCTCTGTACATAAACAAAGTGAAAATACCTATTTAAACGTCTGCAATAAGTTCTGGTTTGTTTAA
- a CDS encoding potassium/proton antiporter, giving the protein MIFTAENILLIGSILLFVSIVVGKTGYRFGVPALLLFLLVGMLFGSDGLGLQFHNAKIAQFIGMVALSVILFSGGMDTKFKEIRPILSPGIVLSTVGVFLTALFTGLFIWYLSGMSWTNIHFPLITSLLLASTMSSTDSASVFAILRSQKMNLKHNLRPMLELESGSNDPMAYMLTIVLIQFIQSDGMGTGNIIGSFIIQFLVGAAAGYILGKLAILILNKINIDNQSLYPILLLSFVFFTFAITDLLRGNGYLAVYIAGMMVGNHKITFRKEIATFMDGLTWLFQIIMFLMLGLLVNPHEMIEVAVVALLIGVFMIVIGRPLSVFLCLLPFRKITLKSRLFVSWVGLRGAVPIIFATYPVVANVEGSNMIFNIVFFITIVSLIVQGTSVSFVARLLHLSTPLEKTGNDFGVELPEEIDTDLSDMTITMEMLNEADTLKDMNLPKGTLVMIVKRGDEFLIPNGTLKLHVGDKLLLISEKNKQETVKNE; this is encoded by the coding sequence ATGATTTTTACCGCTGAAAACATTCTACTCATTGGTTCTATTTTACTATTTGTCAGCATTGTTGTCGGAAAAACCGGATATCGCTTCGGAGTGCCGGCCTTATTATTATTCCTTCTTGTAGGTATGCTTTTCGGAAGCGACGGATTGGGATTACAATTTCATAATGCCAAGATAGCCCAATTTATAGGTATGGTTGCCCTTAGCGTCATTCTGTTCTCCGGAGGTATGGATACTAAATTCAAAGAAATTCGTCCTATTCTTTCTCCGGGAATCGTACTTTCAACAGTGGGAGTATTTCTCACGGCACTTTTTACCGGATTATTCATTTGGTATCTTTCGGGAATGAGTTGGACCAATATCCACTTTCCATTGATCACTTCCCTATTACTTGCATCTACCATGTCGTCAACGGATTCTGCTTCAGTATTCGCCATCCTCCGTTCGCAAAAGATGAATCTGAAACATAACCTACGTCCTATGCTTGAACTGGAGAGCGGAAGCAACGACCCAATGGCCTATATGCTTACCATAGTCCTGATACAATTCATTCAATCAGATGGCATGGGTACAGGCAACATAATCGGTTCATTCATCATCCAATTCTTGGTAGGTGCTGCTGCCGGATATATCTTGGGAAAACTGGCGATATTGATACTCAACAAAATAAATATCGATAACCAATCACTTTATCCCATTCTGTTATTGTCTTTTGTATTCTTCACTTTTGCCATCACCGATCTGCTTCGCGGTAATGGGTATTTGGCTGTATACATTGCCGGCATGATGGTAGGTAACCATAAAATAACTTTCCGAAAGGAAATTGCAACATTCATGGATGGTCTGACCTGGCTGTTCCAAATCATTATGTTCCTTATGTTAGGACTGCTTGTCAATCCTCACGAAATGATTGAAGTTGCCGTTGTAGCATTGCTTATCGGAGTATTCATGATCGTTATCGGACGACCATTAAGCGTATTCCTTTGTCTTTTACCATTTAGGAAGATTACTTTAAAATCCCGTCTGTTTGTCTCGTGGGTAGGGCTACGAGGAGCTGTACCCATCATTTTCGCAACTTATCCGGTAGTGGCAAACGTGGAAGGATCGAATATGATTTTCAATATCGTGTTTTTTATTACGATTGTTTCATTGATTGTACAAGGAACAAGTGTTTCGTTTGTGGCACGCTTGTTACACTTGTCCACTCCACTCGAAAAGACCGGAAATGACTTCGGTGTAGAACTTCCGGAAGAGATAGATACTGATCTTTCGGATATGACCATTACTATGGAAATGCTGAATGAGGCAGACACCCTGAAAGATATGAATTTGCCAAAAGGTACTTTAGTAATGATCGTCAAACGTGGTGATGAATTTCTTATCCCCAACGGCACACTAAAATTACATGTAGGAGACAAACTACTGCTGATCTCAGAGAAAAATAAGCAGGAAACGGTTAAGAATGAATAG